In Elaeis guineensis isolate ETL-2024a chromosome 1, EG11, whole genome shotgun sequence, a genomic segment contains:
- the LOC105038389 gene encoding uncharacterized protein, which produces MDKWLEFGRKAWFIVRVLSGYEERRIRAYRLQLQKRIEKAQARKEELRRIPEQAILSEVRRMVEQMQALNRQLEETEAAIEEYFKPIDKNAEMIMNMQLEKEEKQMKEMLKAMHEQAMLQREMAAKKIVGSADVSHPTQQMASTPSNQEQAK; this is translated from the exons ATGGATAAATGGTTGGAATTTGGAAGGAAAGCATGGTTTATTGTCAGGGTGCTCTCAGGATATGAAGAAAGAAGGATTAGAGCCTACAGATTACAACTCCAAAAGCGTATTGAAAAG GCACAAGCTAGGAAGGAAGAGTTGAGAAGGATTCCAGAACAGGCTATTTTGTCAGAGGTTCGTCGCATGGTTGAGCAGATGCAAGCACTTAATCGTCAGCTGGAAGAAACA GAAGCTGCAATCGAAGAGTACTTCAAGCCAATTGATAAGAACGCAGAGATGATAATGAATATGCAACTtgagaaagaagaaaagcaaaTGAAAGAGATGCTGAAGGCCATGCACGAGCAGGCTATGCTCCAAAGAGAGATGGCAGCAAAGAAAATTGTCGGCAGTGCAGATGTAAGCCATCCCACTCAACAAATGGCATCCACCCCATCAAATCAAGAACAGGCCAAATAA